A window of Caldicellulosiruptoraceae bacterium PP1 contains these coding sequences:
- a CDS encoding EamA family transporter, giving the protein MNYLWLVFALLSAASAALVSIFGKIGLKGIDANTATAIRAIIMAIFLVLVIIFQGKLNQIPLIIQNKKTMSFIILSGVAGAMSWLFYFVALKYGKVSQVAPVDKLSVVLAVILSVIFLGEKLSLIGSIGVFLIAVGTILVALG; this is encoded by the coding sequence ATGAATTATCTGTGGCTTGTTTTTGCGTTGTTGTCGGCAGCCTCAGCAGCATTAGTATCTATCTTTGGCAAAATAGGCTTAAAAGGCATAGATGCTAATACTGCTACTGCAATTAGAGCTATTATTATGGCAATATTTTTAGTATTAGTTATTATTTTTCAAGGAAAATTAAATCAAATTCCATTAATTATACAAAATAAAAAAACCATGAGTTTTATTATTTTGAGTGGTGTAGCAGGTGCAATGTCTTGGCTTTTTTATTTTGTTGCTTTAAAATATGGAAAGGTATCGCAAGTTGCCCCAGTTGATAAATTGAGTGTTGTTTTAGCTGTTATTTTATCAGTAATATTTTTAGGTGAAAAGTTAAGCCTAATAGGATCAATTGGTGTTTTTCTTATTGCAGTTGGAACTATATTGGTAGCGTTAGGATAG